A region of Streptomyces halobius DNA encodes the following proteins:
- a CDS encoding DUF6177 family protein, producing the protein MTKDVIALTQRMPGPSTMLAGLLSGGPDKLVDTAGEGAVMRLCDDEGRPLVSVESPLLVQVAGEAKRLLGATEPPVPYWWTEARATTGVEEAERLAGTFAARLAALADGSAWPPQAAQSLAVVKTDGMSIAPTPAADQPAVDVLTDKVAVIIQDRPVVAMTAWLQDAFRTAAGAELGLQIVTPPGTTLSPAVLHSLSNWPCRWVVRDERDGYYDGQSGAVLRWQDGMFAPVAAADATADDPRTPVAASYQEVTDTGERQLAVTFRTAHPADERLVLGGALESIWRELTGEPPAGWGTAEPANLPWSLRQMTDIAYERAPEPTWFVVVGSPEKPGLATVRVSRTKAGVEKYVTLMFGYGPDEEPPVDSLPRAAEVLATRHRLVSMLVQVRKARRDLAVPPRFEGPGVPLAFVLGAEEVRQIPGDRARNTPLSQPPVPLGPKTRPAMYYPLPGDPLDLSGWQDFERLMRHLKGA; encoded by the coding sequence ATGACCAAGGACGTCATCGCCCTCACCCAGCGCATGCCCGGCCCATCGACCATGCTCGCGGGCCTGCTCTCCGGAGGCCCCGACAAGCTGGTCGACACCGCAGGCGAAGGTGCCGTCATGCGCCTGTGCGACGACGAGGGCCGACCACTGGTATCCGTCGAGTCACCACTGCTCGTGCAAGTCGCCGGCGAGGCCAAGCGACTGCTGGGAGCCACGGAGCCGCCGGTTCCGTACTGGTGGACCGAGGCCCGCGCCACCACCGGTGTCGAAGAAGCCGAACGCCTCGCGGGTACCTTCGCGGCCCGGCTGGCCGCTTTGGCCGATGGCTCCGCCTGGCCGCCACAGGCCGCGCAGTCCCTGGCCGTGGTGAAGACCGACGGTATGAGCATCGCGCCCACGCCCGCCGCCGACCAGCCCGCCGTCGACGTTCTCACCGACAAGGTCGCCGTCATCATCCAGGACCGCCCGGTGGTCGCCATGACAGCCTGGCTCCAGGACGCATTCCGCACCGCCGCAGGCGCCGAACTGGGCCTGCAGATCGTCACCCCACCGGGAACCACACTCTCCCCGGCCGTACTCCACAGCCTGAGCAACTGGCCCTGCCGCTGGGTCGTACGCGACGAGCGGGACGGCTACTACGACGGACAGTCCGGAGCCGTACTGCGCTGGCAGGACGGCATGTTCGCACCGGTAGCGGCGGCCGACGCGACCGCTGACGACCCCCGCACCCCGGTGGCCGCCTCCTACCAGGAAGTCACGGACACCGGAGAGCGTCAGCTCGCTGTGACGTTCCGCACGGCCCACCCCGCAGACGAGCGTCTGGTCCTTGGCGGCGCACTGGAGTCGATATGGCGCGAACTGACCGGCGAGCCCCCGGCCGGCTGGGGTACCGCCGAGCCCGCCAACCTCCCCTGGTCACTGCGCCAGATGACCGACATCGCCTACGAGAGGGCGCCCGAGCCGACCTGGTTCGTGGTAGTCGGCAGCCCGGAGAAGCCGGGCCTTGCCACGGTGCGCGTCAGCCGGACGAAGGCGGGCGTGGAGAAGTACGTCACGCTGATGTTCGGCTACGGCCCCGACGAGGAGCCGCCGGTGGACTCCTTGCCCAGGGCCGCGGAGGTGCTCGCCACCCGCCACCGCCTTGTGTCGATGCTCGTCCAGGTCCGCAAAGCCCGCCGGGACCTGGCGGTGCCGCCCCGCTTCGAGGGACCCGGTGTCCCGCTGGCCTTCGTGCTCGGCGCGGAGGAGGTCCGTCAGATACCCGGCGACCGCGCCCGGAACACGCCGCTGTCCCAGCCGCCTGTCCCCCTCGGCCCGAAAACCCGCCCTGCGATGTACTACCCGCTGCCGGGCGACCCGTTGGACCTGTCGGGCTGGCAGGACTTCGAGCGCCTAATGCGACATCTGAAAGGCGCCTGA
- a CDS encoding phosphorothioated DNA-binding restriction endonuclease codes for MDWLDRVAKLRRWTNNDVRAPHKPLLLLYALGSYQRDADSELRYSAVEDELKRLLAEYGPSHPTTPAYPFHHLASDGVWEVRTDQGPGSPGSGVRVLRSSGAIGRLAPGLRAALAVEPSLLGRLVRVLLDTHFPPSLHVDLCEAVGLDMELAETGAVNGAEVAARRQRDRRMRELILTAYEFQCAFCGYDGALGASTVGLEAAHVRWWSHDGPDEVDNGLCLCSLHHKLFDKGVMGLGGDHRILVSQRFVGRSSASRQHVLALAGRPVIGPQPGVPPVARQHREWHVRQVFHGKPRTPVGRPVHPT; via the coding sequence ATGGATTGGCTTGATCGGGTAGCGAAGCTGAGACGGTGGACGAACAACGACGTCCGGGCTCCGCACAAGCCGTTGCTGCTGCTGTACGCCCTCGGCAGCTATCAACGGGATGCCGACAGCGAACTGCGGTACAGCGCGGTTGAGGATGAGCTCAAGCGATTGCTTGCCGAGTACGGACCATCGCACCCGACGACGCCCGCATACCCCTTCCACCACCTCGCCAGCGATGGAGTGTGGGAGGTCAGGACCGACCAGGGGCCGGGGAGCCCCGGCAGCGGAGTCCGGGTCCTTCGCTCCAGCGGAGCCATCGGCCGGCTTGCGCCCGGCCTGCGGGCTGCGCTCGCAGTCGAGCCGTCGCTGCTGGGTCGGCTCGTCAGAGTGCTGCTGGACACCCACTTCCCGCCGTCCCTGCACGTGGATCTGTGCGAAGCCGTCGGTCTCGACATGGAGCTTGCCGAGACCGGGGCCGTTAACGGCGCGGAGGTCGCAGCCCGACGGCAACGTGATCGACGGATGCGTGAACTCATACTCACCGCCTATGAGTTCCAGTGTGCGTTCTGTGGTTACGACGGGGCGCTCGGCGCAAGCACGGTCGGGCTGGAGGCCGCGCATGTGCGCTGGTGGTCACACGACGGGCCGGACGAGGTCGACAACGGCCTGTGCCTGTGCTCGCTGCACCACAAGCTCTTCGACAAAGGGGTCATGGGCCTCGGAGGCGACCACCGCATCCTTGTCTCCCAACGTTTCGTTGGCCGTAGCTCGGCCAGCCGACAGCACGTGCTTGCCCTCGCTGGCCGGCCGGTCATCGGCCCGCAGCCGGGCGTCCCACCGGTCGCGAGACAACACCGCGAGTGGCACGTTCGGCAGGTCTTCCACGGCAAACCCCGGACACCCGTGGGCAGGCCCGTGCACCCCACGTGA
- a CDS encoding tyrosine-type recombinase/integrase, whose amino-acid sequence MTLGRIGTDLATVVDKGVGAPGKRWLVRYREPGGRSARQREKSFDRKKDAVDFATKMENDKRENSYVDPSAGKVSVRRYAADWLALKPMAAGTEESYERIMRLHVLPRLGKKAISQVTAADVEELYALWRRQGAMPNTIDSRRIALSGMFSHAARHKRIRENPVKQAEKPANPVMQVDERTLPSFDEISALAKEIGPRLEPAVWLMACCGLRIGESLGVFPEDIVDGTLRCRRQVVRIKNSSGKYVALYAPLKHRKEGEWRDIPAPAALEPIAERLPIRNQAGGMTYRDLFRKSWDRALKRLGLPDYNPHDLRHKWATVTLSNGVPIHEVSRWMGHSSIKITVDRYGHLTLDGSDRCRQVIEATFGVHMLSGFPAPRVRGAELVLA is encoded by the coding sequence GTGACGCTCGGACGGATTGGCACGGATTTGGCGACGGTAGTAGACAAAGGCGTTGGTGCGCCCGGCAAGCGATGGCTCGTTCGGTACCGGGAGCCCGGTGGGCGTAGCGCTCGGCAGCGTGAGAAGTCGTTCGACCGCAAGAAGGACGCGGTGGATTTCGCCACCAAGATGGAGAACGACAAACGGGAGAACAGCTACGTCGATCCTTCTGCCGGCAAGGTGTCGGTGCGGCGCTATGCGGCCGACTGGCTCGCTCTGAAGCCCATGGCGGCCGGCACGGAGGAGTCCTACGAGCGCATCATGCGTCTTCACGTCCTCCCCCGGCTGGGTAAGAAGGCCATCTCCCAGGTCACTGCGGCCGACGTGGAGGAGCTGTACGCGCTCTGGCGTCGGCAGGGCGCGATGCCCAACACGATAGATTCCCGTCGCATTGCTCTGTCGGGGATGTTCTCTCACGCGGCTCGTCACAAGAGGATCCGCGAGAATCCGGTCAAGCAGGCTGAGAAGCCTGCCAACCCCGTCATGCAAGTGGATGAGAGGACGCTTCCCAGCTTCGACGAGATTTCAGCCTTGGCCAAAGAGATTGGACCACGCCTGGAGCCTGCTGTGTGGCTCATGGCGTGCTGTGGATTGCGTATCGGCGAGTCGCTGGGAGTCTTTCCAGAGGACATCGTCGACGGCACGTTGCGTTGCCGGCGGCAGGTTGTGCGTATCAAGAATTCCTCAGGCAAGTACGTTGCCCTCTACGCTCCCTTGAAGCATCGAAAAGAGGGCGAATGGCGCGATATACCGGCGCCCGCCGCCCTGGAGCCGATTGCCGAAAGGCTGCCCATTCGGAATCAGGCTGGAGGCATGACCTACCGGGATCTTTTCCGTAAGTCCTGGGACCGGGCACTGAAACGCCTCGGCCTTCCCGACTACAACCCGCACGACCTCCGGCACAAATGGGCCACCGTGACCCTGAGCAACGGTGTGCCCATCCACGAGGTGTCGCGGTGGATGGGCCACAGCTCGATCAAGATCACGGTGGACCGGTACGGCCATCTCACCCTCGACGGCAGTGACCGCTGCCGTCAGGTCATCGAGGCCACCTTCGGGGTACACATGCTCAGCGGATTCCCAGCTCCGCGAGTGCGCGGTGCTGAGTTGGTGCTGGCTTAG
- a CDS encoding DUF6507 family protein encodes MASWDIQPQGVQGQLKVVGTHAEDLGKALTTLLTDMQEAAAAAGTAVPGSQAAVRPHGPVVPQTAPKWVSQKTSVGPVGAALAEYAAKKRRTDFKAMADRCQAAVLGAAKATNEYVQGDLEAAKNAQNAARTVRVEALKDFGGKKQ; translated from the coding sequence ATGGCGTCGTGGGACATTCAGCCGCAGGGTGTGCAGGGCCAGTTGAAGGTCGTCGGCACACATGCCGAAGATCTTGGGAAGGCCCTCACCACCCTGCTCACGGACATGCAGGAGGCGGCTGCGGCGGCGGGTACGGCGGTGCCGGGCTCGCAGGCCGCGGTGCGTCCGCACGGGCCGGTGGTGCCGCAGACGGCTCCGAAGTGGGTGTCGCAGAAGACATCGGTGGGGCCGGTCGGCGCGGCGCTGGCCGAGTACGCGGCGAAGAAGCGCAGGACGGATTTCAAGGCGATGGCCGATCGTTGCCAGGCCGCCGTCCTGGGCGCGGCCAAAGCCACCAATGAGTACGTCCAGGGCGATCTGGAGGCGGCCAAGAACGCCCAGAACGCCGCCCGTACCGTGCGGGTGGAGGCTCTCAAGGACTTCGGGGGGAAGAAGCAGTGA
- a CDS encoding HNH endonuclease, with protein MSSRCELCRAHTDVEVHHIRRLEDLPTRDQAEQPEWAQRMASRRRKTLVVCRDCHGEIHNGRTDRQGSRNWALESRVR; from the coding sequence ATGTCCAGTCGCTGCGAGCTCTGCCGAGCGCATACAGACGTCGAAGTGCATCACATTCGACGTTTGGAAGATCTCCCTACCCGGGATCAGGCTGAACAGCCTGAGTGGGCACAGCGGATGGCATCACGTCGCCGCAAGACCCTCGTAGTCTGCCGCGACTGCCACGGTGAAATCCACAATGGACGCACCGACCGGCAGGGCTCGCGGAATTGGGCACTGGAGAGCCGGGTGCGGTGA
- the ltrA gene encoding group II intron reverse transcriptase/maturase: MNTDELEYALLKAERRVLEIQTKLHRWANDDPHRRFDDLHNLVADPGFLLVSWDRVRNNKGTRTAGVDGETAYYIESERGLEGFLKELREDLKARTFRPLPARRRAIPKAGGKVRYLGIATIRDRVAQASLKLVLEPIFETDFRPCSYGFRPNRRAHDAVAEVHHFASRSYEWVVEGDIKACFDEISHSALMDRVRERIGDKRILALVKAFLKAGILDEDGTLVDTDAGTPQGSILSPLLSNVALSVLDDHVAQGPGGPGASPYGRAKRRRQGLPNYRLVRYADDWCLLVSGTEAHAEALREELAGVLSTMGLRLSPEKTLITHVDEGLDFLGWRIQRHRKRGTGKQYVYVYPAKKALVAVMAKVKTICRRSTNLPLEDLLHQLNRMLRGWTAYFKYGCSNATFSYLRAYLWKEIVRWQERKHRRVPWKVLRRRYGIWPAADGVELFDPARVSAKRYYYRGTRIPTPWPSTA; this comes from the coding sequence GTGAATACCGACGAACTGGAATACGCCTTACTCAAGGCGGAACGCCGGGTACTGGAGATCCAGACCAAGCTGCACCGTTGGGCCAATGACGACCCTCATCGCAGGTTCGATGATCTGCACAACCTCGTTGCCGACCCAGGCTTTCTGCTGGTTTCCTGGGATCGGGTGCGGAACAACAAGGGCACGCGCACGGCAGGGGTAGACGGGGAAACCGCCTACTACATTGAGTCCGAGCGTGGGCTGGAGGGGTTTCTGAAGGAACTGCGGGAAGATCTCAAGGCCCGCACCTTCCGTCCCCTTCCGGCGCGACGACGCGCGATTCCCAAGGCTGGCGGCAAGGTCCGCTATCTGGGGATCGCGACCATCCGTGACCGGGTGGCCCAGGCGTCCTTGAAACTGGTGTTGGAGCCAATTTTCGAGACGGATTTTCGCCCGTGCTCCTACGGGTTCCGTCCGAACCGCCGGGCTCACGATGCAGTGGCCGAGGTGCACCATTTCGCATCCCGCTCATACGAGTGGGTTGTTGAGGGTGACATCAAAGCCTGCTTCGACGAAATCTCACACTCTGCCCTTATGGACCGGGTGCGGGAACGTATCGGAGACAAACGCATCCTGGCTCTGGTGAAGGCGTTTCTGAAGGCGGGCATCCTCGATGAGGACGGCACGCTGGTGGATACCGATGCCGGAACTCCGCAGGGATCGATTCTCTCCCCGTTGCTGAGCAACGTGGCTCTCTCGGTCTTGGACGACCATGTCGCCCAAGGGCCAGGTGGGCCCGGAGCCAGCCCGTATGGAAGGGCCAAGCGACGCCGACAAGGTCTGCCGAACTACCGCCTTGTGCGGTATGCAGACGACTGGTGCTTGCTCGTTTCGGGCACCGAGGCGCACGCCGAAGCCCTGCGGGAAGAGCTCGCAGGGGTCTTGTCCACGATGGGCCTGCGCCTCTCTCCGGAGAAGACTCTGATCACCCACGTCGACGAGGGTCTTGATTTCCTCGGCTGGCGCATCCAGCGCCACCGGAAACGAGGCACCGGCAAGCAGTACGTCTACGTCTATCCGGCCAAGAAGGCCCTGGTGGCCGTCATGGCCAAGGTGAAGACGATCTGCCGGCGGAGCACGAACCTGCCGCTCGAAGACCTGCTGCATCAGCTCAATCGGATGCTGCGGGGATGGACCGCGTACTTCAAGTACGGATGCTCGAATGCGACATTCAGCTATCTGAGGGCCTATCTCTGGAAGGAGATCGTCAGATGGCAGGAGCGCAAGCACAGGCGTGTTCCTTGGAAGGTACTACGCCGACGCTACGGCATCTGGCCCGCCGCGGATGGAGTGGAGTTGTTCGACCCGGCAAGGGTAAGCGCCAAGCGCTACTACTACCGGGGAACACGCATCCCGACACCGTGGCCGAGCACAGCATGA
- a CDS encoding MinD/ParA family ATP-binding protein: protein MPNGDGWQGDVLRDLRSGAQQGAQGPSGQAYSASASRPELSSQGTQTPDAAHGGGAPQQAGYPYQGQEQQAPAAYAPGPQPQSAPGSRPVVDEGLAGALRSKPRHGESFAARATRALRRTLSSSAAREVAEITRTAAVLQQPVTTGRQIAITSIRGGSGKSTVAALLGTTYAHYRQDPVLFLEADPALGSLPLRLGAGSRRWTTSDIADIVKADMSLLDVTGYLVQLPDNAWLLPASQGQIGVMLDSRAYERAVVALRRYFGVMIIDCETLPAEVARVALAAAHGRVLTAPATPEGVTSTYAVLQWMQGLPRHVIAGTVVVLTELVPNSGLDLDAAAQGLKSTGASVQVLPYDRHLAAGGAVHTELLAHPTREAAARLAADVFQLSLSQKRH, encoded by the coding sequence ATGCCGAACGGAGACGGCTGGCAGGGTGATGTGCTGCGCGACCTGAGGAGCGGCGCCCAGCAGGGGGCTCAGGGCCCCAGTGGGCAGGCTTACAGCGCCTCCGCGTCGCGTCCGGAGCTGTCTTCGCAGGGCACCCAGACGCCGGACGCCGCACATGGCGGTGGCGCGCCACAGCAGGCCGGCTACCCGTATCAGGGGCAGGAGCAGCAGGCCCCGGCCGCGTATGCCCCGGGTCCTCAGCCCCAGAGCGCTCCCGGCTCCCGCCCTGTGGTGGACGAGGGCCTGGCGGGTGCGCTACGCAGCAAGCCGCGGCACGGCGAGTCCTTCGCGGCGCGTGCCACACGTGCCCTGCGCCGTACGCTCTCCTCGTCAGCCGCGCGCGAGGTCGCCGAGATCACCCGCACCGCTGCGGTGCTGCAGCAGCCGGTGACGACGGGTCGGCAGATCGCCATCACCTCCATCCGGGGCGGGTCCGGCAAGTCGACTGTTGCCGCGCTGCTGGGAACCACGTATGCGCACTACCGGCAGGATCCGGTCCTGTTCTTGGAGGCCGATCCGGCGCTCGGCTCGCTGCCGCTGCGGCTCGGCGCCGGGAGCCGGCGCTGGACGACCAGCGATATCGCGGACATCGTCAAGGCGGACATGTCGCTGCTCGATGTCACCGGCTATCTCGTCCAGCTTCCCGACAATGCCTGGTTGCTGCCTGCGAGCCAGGGGCAGATCGGTGTGATGCTGGACAGTCGGGCGTATGAGCGGGCCGTGGTGGCGCTGCGCCGCTACTTCGGTGTGATGATCATCGACTGCGAGACGTTGCCCGCCGAGGTCGCGCGGGTCGCGCTCGCCGCCGCGCATGGCCGTGTTCTGACCGCGCCCGCCACGCCGGAGGGCGTCACCAGTACGTATGCGGTGCTGCAGTGGATGCAGGGGCTCCCCCGGCATGTGATCGCCGGCACGGTCGTCGTGCTCACCGAATTGGTGCCCAACTCCGGGCTCGATCTTGACGCAGCTGCCCAGGGGCTCAAGTCCACCGGGGCAAGCGTCCAGGTTCTGCCGTATGACCGGCATTTGGCGGCCGGTGGCGCAGTCCATACGGAGTTGCTGGCTCACCCGACCAGGGAAGCCGCTGCCCGCCTCGCCGCGGACGTTTTCCAGCTCTCCCTCTCCCAGAAGCGTCACTGA
- a CDS encoding pore-forming ESAT-6 family protein has translation MAAGMDRRSYDSGASAEAQGNIQAMIGRLEQVMAARDAQVKAAMADFAADGVAEEYHGKEMRWNRASQEVRSIIQLLKTTLEKNDATAHQTLARAKSAVDNIG, from the coding sequence ATGGCTGCTGGCATGGACCGGCGTTCGTACGACTCGGGTGCCTCGGCGGAGGCGCAGGGCAACATCCAGGCGATGATCGGCCGTCTGGAGCAGGTGATGGCGGCGCGTGACGCGCAGGTGAAGGCAGCGATGGCGGACTTCGCGGCGGATGGTGTCGCGGAGGAGTACCACGGCAAGGAAATGCGCTGGAACCGCGCCTCGCAGGAGGTGCGGAGCATCATCCAGCTGCTGAAGACGACGCTGGAGAAGAACGACGCGACCGCGCACCAGACGCTGGCACGCGCGAAGTCCGCGGTCGACAACATCGGCTGA
- the eccD gene encoding type VII secretion integral membrane protein EccD, with product MSSRAQLSRVTLVGERRRADVVLLSDTPIGQLIPDVLPLLGDRTGSRPVARQLMTSDGSVLPHDSTLASAGISDGAVLRLVTTHSAPPAPVVHDVTDQVADDLDLRAWRWRPAARRASAGVATVAFAVIAALLGRREFPLGALVGALSAVSPVLLAAGALVAKVGKGNRGLATALLVAAGGLGVLAAWTAADAFGWPGTARLAAVAGALVVALVFLGYFSPLGKGGLVGAVTTAVFAIVWQAVAAVQGDPARLGAVMAVFSLVVLGVLPRLALMASGLTALDDSRSGGVSVSRHQVGTALAATHRGLALSTIVTAVSAAGAGWLLTLAETPTVWTVVLAALVVVVLVSRARAFPLVAEVVALLAAAACLVVRLVMWWTEHAEGVGPLAVLCAAAVLPLVVLAVQVPEHVQVRLRRMGDLVESVGMVGLFPLAFGVFGVYGQLLNQF from the coding sequence GTGAGTTCCCGGGCGCAACTGAGCCGAGTGACGTTGGTCGGCGAGCGGCGCCGGGCCGATGTCGTCCTGCTCTCCGATACGCCGATAGGGCAGCTGATTCCAGATGTCCTGCCGTTGCTGGGTGATCGGACCGGATCGCGGCCGGTAGCTCGGCAGTTGATGACGTCTGACGGATCTGTCCTGCCGCACGACAGCACGCTGGCGTCAGCGGGGATATCTGACGGCGCTGTGCTCCGGCTCGTGACGACGCATTCTGCGCCGCCGGCTCCCGTTGTGCACGACGTCACGGACCAGGTGGCTGACGACCTCGACTTGCGGGCTTGGCGCTGGCGTCCTGCTGCGCGCCGGGCCAGTGCGGGGGTGGCGACCGTCGCCTTCGCCGTGATCGCCGCGCTGCTCGGCCGCCGTGAGTTCCCGCTGGGCGCCCTGGTCGGTGCGCTGTCAGCTGTATCGCCTGTGCTCCTGGCGGCCGGTGCGCTCGTCGCCAAGGTTGGGAAGGGAAATCGGGGGCTGGCGACCGCGCTCTTGGTCGCTGCTGGCGGGCTTGGTGTTCTGGCGGCGTGGACGGCTGCCGATGCGTTCGGCTGGCCGGGCACCGCGCGGCTCGCTGCCGTGGCGGGCGCGCTGGTCGTGGCGCTTGTGTTCCTTGGGTACTTCTCTCCGCTGGGCAAGGGTGGGCTGGTTGGTGCGGTGACCACTGCCGTGTTCGCCATTGTGTGGCAGGCGGTTGCCGCGGTTCAGGGGGATCCGGCCCGGCTCGGTGCCGTGATGGCGGTCTTCTCTTTGGTGGTGCTCGGTGTGCTGCCGCGGCTGGCTCTGATGGCGTCGGGGCTCACCGCGCTCGATGACAGCCGCTCGGGCGGCGTCTCTGTCAGCCGTCACCAGGTGGGCACTGCGCTTGCGGCGACGCACCGCGGCCTTGCCCTCTCGACGATCGTCACTGCGGTATCGGCAGCCGGCGCTGGCTGGCTGCTCACGCTGGCCGAGACGCCGACCGTATGGACCGTGGTGCTGGCGGCGCTCGTTGTCGTGGTGCTGGTGTCGAGAGCGCGAGCGTTCCCGCTGGTCGCTGAGGTTGTTGCGCTCTTGGCTGCCGCGGCGTGCCTTGTGGTGCGCCTGGTGATGTGGTGGACGGAGCATGCGGAGGGTGTCGGACCGCTGGCTGTGCTGTGTGCGGCCGCGGTGCTGCCGTTGGTCGTTTTGGCGGTGCAGGTGCCCGAGCATGTGCAGGTGCGGCTGCGGCGCATGGGCGATCTGGTCGAGTCCGTCGGCATGGTGGGGCTCTTCCCGCTCGCCTTTGGTGTGTTCGGTGTGTATGGGCAGTTGCTCAACCAGTTCTGA
- a CDS encoding immunity 49 family protein — protein MIVPRQDYEKDEMAAVVPVMEGSLSYSLEEIETSHNSRSGAVMRSLNVALVRCVGDPGAVMLETWESWLLAMQVHSAVFAAAASDQETVTCKIRQEERHLAATGPQTYLNANNWLNAFYLAVICREATRLDMLARIPVSLLRDFGGDLDEYTYAWVETLQSFWLRRDDLRTHLVRAVDLSAAEHARVVDAETMTKLRYPPIMMLYRYLRNDAAGFNEALADAVRWHKEYWTADEDRAQNIQGVVALAPLAIACLAKANGIPVEVETDYLPQALLEFGWEGEFDA, from the coding sequence GTGATCGTGCCGCGCCAGGACTATGAGAAGGACGAGATGGCAGCGGTGGTTCCCGTCATGGAGGGGTCGCTGTCCTATTCGTTGGAGGAGATCGAGACCTCGCACAACTCCAGGTCGGGCGCGGTCATGAGGTCGCTGAACGTCGCCCTCGTCCGCTGTGTCGGGGACCCCGGTGCCGTCATGTTGGAGACCTGGGAGTCCTGGCTGCTGGCCATGCAGGTGCACTCGGCCGTCTTCGCCGCCGCCGCTTCCGACCAGGAAACGGTCACCTGCAAGATCCGCCAGGAGGAGCGCCACCTCGCCGCCACCGGACCGCAGACCTACCTCAACGCGAACAACTGGCTCAACGCCTTCTACCTCGCGGTCATCTGCCGTGAAGCAACCCGCCTCGACATGCTGGCCCGGATCCCGGTGTCCCTGCTGCGCGACTTCGGCGGCGACCTGGACGAGTACACCTACGCCTGGGTGGAGACCCTCCAGAGCTTCTGGCTCCGCCGGGACGACCTGCGCACGCACCTGGTGCGCGCCGTGGACCTGAGTGCTGCCGAGCACGCCCGCGTCGTCGACGCGGAGACGATGACCAAGCTCCGCTACCCACCGATCATGATGCTCTACCGCTACCTGCGCAACGACGCCGCCGGCTTCAACGAGGCCCTGGCCGACGCCGTCCGCTGGCACAAGGAGTACTGGACCGCCGACGAGGACCGCGCCCAGAACATCCAGGGGGTCGTAGCCCTCGCTCCGCTGGCGATCGCCTGCCTGGCGAAGGCCAACGGCATCCCGGTCGAGGTCGAGACCGACTACCTCCCCCAGGCACTGCTTGAATTCGGCTGGGAAGGCGAATTCGACGCGTAG
- a CDS encoding helix-turn-helix domain-containing protein — protein sequence MWTVPTLADFLGKPVSWVYDNHEKEAIPSFRVGQQLRFLPSEINRWMENNCREREAA from the coding sequence ATGTGGACCGTGCCGACCCTGGCAGACTTTCTCGGGAAGCCCGTCTCCTGGGTTTACGACAATCACGAGAAGGAGGCCATCCCCAGCTTCCGTGTGGGGCAACAGCTACGATTCCTGCCGAGCGAGATAAATCGATGGATGGAGAACAACTGCCGCGAACGAGAGGCCGCATGA